A window of Desulfomicrobium macestii contains these coding sequences:
- a CDS encoding sensor domain-containing diguanylate cyclase has protein sequence MSTEFLSDEGDVCFDQTRRFEILREIFDSLSEHVAVLDRDGCIVDTNRSWQRFAVENSTPDKCRLQGENYIEVCDSSMGAAAREARQAAEGIRGVLSGEIPEFSLEYPCHAPSEKRWFLMTVTPLVSHGSIDGAVVSHIQITARKLAEAALIRYERAIASSSSLVSIIDLDFVYRLVNDSYLRVHGKKRDEIEGRKVAEIVGQDVFDKYVGPKLARCFAGETVEYEAWFDTNRADRRCYAVTYYPYRERDESISGAVVTATDITEAKQMQDEIANSARRLSEAQRLAKVGSFEKDYLHGKKNWSDEFCRILGYSPEAVDPDFNLFMHHIHPDDEPDFRENFEEAEARGHEFTTELRIRTVQGEERHVSLVCGFDLLEDGSMFRLHGAMADVTDRRLAELRLEHLANTDELTGLPNRRHFLECVRAEMIRSRRFGKSLCVAMIDIDDFKKVNDTHGHGVGDLALKHVAQTINGLRRAVDVAGRLGGEEFCIMFPEAGLEAGAVAAERVRRGLADSVLEHEGLRLRLTVSIGLAEYSAGESLDELLKRSDESLYEAKRTGKNRICSRVAAADRA, from the coding sequence ATGAGTACGGAATTTTTGTCCGATGAGGGTGATGTCTGTTTTGATCAGACACGCCGTTTCGAAATTTTGCGCGAGATTTTCGACAGCCTGAGCGAACACGTGGCAGTGCTTGACCGTGACGGCTGTATTGTCGACACAAACCGCAGCTGGCAACGTTTCGCGGTCGAGAACAGCACGCCGGACAAGTGCCGCCTGCAAGGCGAGAATTACATAGAAGTCTGCGACTCCTCCATGGGTGCGGCCGCCAGAGAGGCACGGCAGGCCGCAGAGGGGATCAGGGGCGTGCTTTCCGGGGAGATCCCCGAATTCAGCCTTGAATATCCATGCCACGCGCCTTCGGAAAAGCGCTGGTTTCTGATGACGGTCACGCCTCTTGTCAGCCATGGCTCCATCGACGGAGCCGTTGTCTCCCACATCCAGATCACGGCCCGCAAGCTGGCCGAAGCCGCGCTGATCCGATACGAGCGCGCCATTGCATCCTCCTCGTCCCTGGTAAGCATCATCGATCTTGATTTCGTCTACCGGCTGGTCAACGACAGCTATCTCAGGGTGCATGGGAAAAAGCGCGATGAGATCGAGGGACGCAAGGTTGCCGAAATAGTGGGGCAGGACGTTTTCGACAAGTATGTCGGACCGAAGCTTGCGCGCTGTTTTGCCGGGGAAACCGTGGAGTACGAGGCCTGGTTCGATACGAACCGGGCGGACAGGCGCTGCTACGCGGTGACATATTATCCTTACCGCGAAAGAGACGAAAGCATATCCGGGGCCGTGGTCACGGCCACGGATATCACCGAAGCCAAGCAGATGCAGGACGAAATCGCAAACAGCGCCCGCCGCCTTTCGGAAGCGCAGCGGCTGGCCAAGGTCGGCAGTTTTGAAAAGGACTACCTGCACGGGAAGAAGAACTGGTCCGATGAGTTCTGCCGCATCCTCGGGTATTCGCCGGAGGCGGTCGATCCGGATTTCAACCTGTTCATGCATCATATCCATCCCGACGACGAACCCGATTTCCGGGAAAATTTTGAAGAGGCCGAGGCTCGGGGGCATGAATTCACGACCGAGCTGCGCATCCGCACCGTTCAGGGCGAGGAACGGCATGTCAGTCTGGTCTGCGGTTTCGATCTGCTGGAGGACGGCAGCATGTTCCGCCTGCACGGAGCCATGGCCGACGTGACCGATCGCCGGCTGGCGGAGCTGCGCCTGGAGCATCTGGCCAATACGGATGAACTGACCGGCCTGCCCAATCGCAGGCATTTCCTGGAGTGCGTGCGAGCGGAAATGATCCGCTCCAGGCGTTTTGGAAAGAGCCTGTGCGTGGCCATGATCGACATCGACGATTTCAAGAAGGTCAACGACACCCACGGGCATGGCGTCGGGGATCTGGCCTTGAAGCACGTGGCCCAAACCATCAATGGCCTGCGCAGGGCCGTGGACGTGGCCGGGCGCCTCGGGGGCGAGGAATTTTGCATCATGTTTCCCGAGGCGGGGCTTGAGGCTGGAGCCGTAGCGGCGGAGCGCGTGCGCAGAGGCCTTGCCGATTCGGTTCTCGAACATGAGGGTCTGCGCCTGCGGCTTACGGTCAGCATCGGGCTGGCGGAATATTCGGCGGGCGAGAGTCTGGATGAGCTTTTGAAACGCAGCGACGAGAGTCTTTACGAAGCCAAGCGCACCGGCAAGAACCGGATCTGTTCCCGGGTGGCGGCCGCAGACCGGGCATGA
- a CDS encoding ABC-type transport auxiliary lipoprotein family protein — MPIRYFLPFILMLALAGCGATRTTAPDVRYYTLEYESPALPGTQAKAVIVLNRFGVAPEFNTGKIVYRDLSFGRQEYAYHQWRATPQALVADYLRRDMQQSGLFLAVSRAGSSMSATHQLEGMIEEWLEVDAEDHWLATAGLTVTLLDLRARAISDQVLFQRTYRESEPAAKKNPGSVVEAMSRVMRKLSERIIADVHAAVK; from the coding sequence ATGCCCATTCGTTATTTTCTTCCGTTCATCCTGATGCTCGCCCTGGCCGGATGCGGGGCGACCCGGACCACGGCGCCGGACGTGCGCTACTACACCCTGGAATACGAAAGCCCGGCGCTTCCCGGAACACAGGCCAAGGCCGTCATCGTGCTGAACCGTTTCGGAGTGGCCCCGGAGTTCAACACCGGCAAGATCGTCTATCGGGATCTGTCCTTTGGTCGGCAGGAATATGCCTATCACCAGTGGCGCGCGACGCCGCAGGCCCTGGTGGCCGACTATCTGCGCCGCGACATGCAGCAAAGCGGCCTCTTTCTGGCCGTGAGCCGGGCCGGCTCATCCATGTCCGCCACGCACCAGCTTGAAGGGATGATCGAGGAATGGTTGGAGGTGGATGCAGAAGACCACTGGCTGGCCACCGCCGGCCTGACCGTGACCCTGCTCGACCTGCGCGCCCGCGCAATATCGGACCAGGTTCTCTTCCAGCGCACCTACCGCGAGTCCGAGCCCGCCGCCAAAAAAAATCCCGGCTCGGTGGTCGAAGCCATGAGCCGGGTCATGCGCAAACTGTCGGAGAGGATCATCGCCGACGTGCATGCTGCAGTGAAGTAA
- the dprA gene encoding DNA-processing protein DprA produces MDEFGASLALRHTSGLGPRTWKRLLVHYGDALAAVSDFSSWTARGLVSARVQAEFARGGWREKSEAERRRVESFGFSTVFLGHDAYPELLREIPDPPLFLYYLGDPTLLNRPCVAVVGSRAASRYGLDMAESISASLSAAGICVVSGFAQGIDRAAHQGALRGVGGTIAVLGTGLDLVYPASNTDLWKKVSAHGLIVSEFAPGTRPEGMNFPHRNRIVSGLSLGVLVVEGALGSGSLITAELAVAQNRDVFALPGPANLKTHQGCHQLIRQGACLVQSGEDILRELQPRLGALTVPDAPAPGPRPREPEDPEQRIVHRLLECGEPLHVDTLVRRTGWAAGKVSSTLLFMELQGIVKQLPGMYYALAT; encoded by the coding sequence GTGGATGAATTCGGCGCCAGCCTGGCCCTGCGCCACACCAGCGGTCTTGGGCCGCGCACCTGGAAACGCCTTTTGGTGCATTACGGCGACGCCCTCGCCGCCGTTTCGGATTTTTCATCCTGGACGGCGCGCGGTCTGGTTTCGGCCCGGGTGCAGGCCGAGTTTGCCCGGGGCGGCTGGCGCGAGAAGTCCGAGGCCGAGCGGCGCAGGGTGGAAAGCTTCGGGTTTTCCACTGTTTTCCTTGGCCACGATGCCTATCCCGAGCTGCTCCGCGAGATCCCCGATCCGCCTCTTTTTCTGTATTATCTCGGCGACCCGACTCTGCTGAACCGCCCTTGCGTGGCCGTGGTCGGTTCCCGGGCCGCCTCGCGTTATGGCCTGGACATGGCCGAGAGCATTTCGGCATCCTTGAGCGCGGCCGGGATCTGCGTGGTCTCGGGCTTTGCCCAGGGCATAGACCGCGCCGCGCATCAGGGCGCGCTGCGCGGAGTGGGCGGGACCATCGCCGTATTGGGCACGGGGCTTGATCTCGTGTATCCGGCCTCCAACACCGACTTGTGGAAAAAGGTCTCCGCTCACGGGCTCATCGTCAGCGAGTTCGCGCCGGGGACCAGACCCGAGGGCATGAATTTTCCGCACCGCAATCGCATTGTCAGCGGCCTTTCCCTGGGTGTATTGGTGGTCGAAGGAGCGCTTGGCAGCGGCAGCCTGATCACCGCCGAACTGGCCGTGGCCCAGAATCGCGACGTTTTCGCCCTGCCGGGTCCGGCCAACCTGAAAACCCATCAGGGCTGCCACCAGCTCATCCGCCAGGGTGCCTGCCTCGTGCAGAGCGGGGAGGACATCCTGCGGGAATTGCAGCCTCGGCTGGGAGCTCTTACAGTGCCGGATGCACCTGCCCCCGGGCCCCGGCCGCGTGAACCGGAAGATCCGGAGCAGCGAATCGTGCACCGTCTTCTTGAATGTGGCGAACCCCTGCATGTCGACACACTGGTTCGCCGGACGGGCTGGGCGGCCGGCAAGGTCAGTTCCACGCTCCTTTTCATGGAACTTCAAGGGATTGTGAAGCAGCTTCCGGGCATGTACTATGCCCTTGCAACGTGA
- a CDS encoding NifB/NifX family molybdenum-iron cluster-binding protein: MKVAIPTIGTRVDEHFGHARTFTILTLDDSGQIVENESFLPPSGCGCKSTVGVTMQAKGVSVMLVGNIGQGAINKMAEHGIKVIRGCEGEILDVLKSWTDGDIEDKNILCNHEGCTH; encoded by the coding sequence ATGAAAGTCGCCATACCCACTATCGGAACGCGCGTTGATGAGCATTTCGGCCATGCCCGCACCTTCACCATCCTCACTCTGGACGATTCCGGCCAAATCGTCGAAAATGAGTCCTTTCTTCCGCCTTCGGGCTGCGGATGCAAGTCCACCGTGGGCGTGACCATGCAGGCCAAGGGCGTGTCCGTCATGCTTGTGGGCAACATCGGCCAGGGCGCCATCAACAAGATGGCCGAACATGGCATAAAGGTGATCCGCGGCTGCGAAGGCGAAATCCTCGATGTGCTCAAAAGCTGGACCGACGGAGACATTGAGGACAAGAACATTCTCTGCAATCACGAAGGCTGCACGCACTAG
- a CDS encoding Rid family detoxifying hydrolase, which produces MQKLDFIATEKAPAAVGPYSQAVRAGGFLYVSGQLGLVPATGQFAGADFEAQARQALANMGAILAEAGCAVTDIVSVDVFVTDLANFKLFNGIYDGFMAGHRPARAAVQVSGLPLGGVVEVKCVALARQ; this is translated from the coding sequence ATGCAGAAACTTGATTTCATCGCCACGGAAAAGGCTCCGGCCGCCGTCGGCCCTTATTCCCAGGCCGTGCGCGCCGGGGGCTTTTTGTACGTCAGCGGACAGCTTGGGCTGGTTCCGGCCACCGGCCAGTTTGCCGGTGCGGACTTCGAGGCCCAGGCCCGGCAGGCCCTGGCCAACATGGGCGCCATCCTGGCCGAGGCCGGATGCGCCGTGACGGATATCGTCAGTGTGGACGTGTTCGTGACCGATCTTGCCAATTTCAAACTCTTCAACGGCATCTACGACGGATTCATGGCCGGACACCGGCCTGCCCGCGCCGCCGTGCAGGTCTCGGGTCTGCCGCTGGGCGGAGTTGTTGAAGTAAAGTGCGTGGCCCTTGCCCGCCAATAA
- a CDS encoding ABC transporter ATP-binding protein translates to MTRKPVISVRGLTMGFGELVIMRDLDFDIEAGEIFVILGGSGCGKSTLLKHLVGLYKPMSGAITIAGMSLDPDNEDSFKKILARIGVMYQGGALFSSMTLGENVALPITEYSNLKEGAVEELVRLKLRQVGLEGFEHHLPEELSGGMKKRAAIARALALNPEILFLDEPSAGLDPISSAELDALILRLNRTLGTTFVVVTHELSSIFTIAKRVVMLDKESKSIIADGNPHELKEASRHPFVRQFFNRQPEMEK, encoded by the coding sequence ATGACCCGAAAACCAGTCATCAGCGTGCGCGGCCTGACCATGGGCTTCGGGGAGTTGGTCATCATGCGCGACCTGGACTTCGACATAGAGGCCGGGGAAATTTTCGTCATTCTGGGCGGCAGCGGTTGCGGAAAATCCACCCTGCTCAAGCATCTGGTCGGGCTCTACAAGCCCATGAGCGGCGCGATCACCATTGCCGGGATGTCGCTTGATCCGGACAACGAGGACAGTTTCAAGAAAATCCTGGCCCGCATCGGGGTCATGTATCAGGGCGGCGCCCTTTTTTCCTCCATGACCCTCGGTGAAAACGTGGCCCTGCCCATCACGGAATATTCGAATCTCAAGGAAGGCGCGGTGGAAGAACTGGTTCGCCTCAAGCTGCGTCAGGTCGGACTTGAAGGCTTCGAGCATCATCTGCCGGAGGAGCTCTCCGGGGGCATGAAAAAACGTGCGGCCATCGCACGGGCGCTGGCTCTCAATCCTGAAATTCTTTTCCTGGACGAACCCTCGGCGGGTCTGGACCCCATCAGCTCGGCCGAACTCGACGCGCTCATCCTGCGCCTGAACCGCACCCTGGGCACGACCTTTGTCGTCGTCACCCACGAGCTTTCCTCCATCTTCACCATTGCGAAAAGGGTCGTCATGCTCGACAAGGAAAGCAAATCCATCATCGCCGATGGCAATCCGCACGAACTCAAAGAAGCAAGCAGGCATCCCTTCGTGCGCCAGTTCTTCAACAGACAGCCGGAAATGGAGAAATAA
- a CDS encoding carboxymuconolactone decarboxylase family protein: MSTGKPKHYQKLQEMYPDLIASAEALGKAAQGAGPLSEKEMHLVQLGASAALRSEGAVRSHGRRALQAGATPEEIRHAVILLTSTIGFPTVAAALDWLEKVLD, encoded by the coding sequence ATGAGCACTGGCAAGCCGAAACACTACCAGAAATTACAGGAAATGTATCCGGATCTCATTGCCTCGGCCGAAGCCTTGGGCAAGGCAGCGCAGGGGGCCGGACCTTTGAGCGAAAAGGAAATGCACCTTGTGCAGCTCGGCGCTTCAGCGGCCCTGCGCTCGGAAGGCGCGGTGCGCAGCCATGGCCGTCGGGCGCTTCAGGCCGGAGCCACACCCGAGGAAATCAGGCATGCCGTCATTCTCTTGACCAGCACCATCGGATTTCCTACGGTCGCGGCGGCTCTGGATTGGCTTGAAAAGGTTCTGGATTAG
- the ybgF gene encoding tol-pal system protein YbgF, with amino-acid sequence MRSTLAFVIGMLVGILLSWASGPVLMHFARDWPGFHLADMPASIVAGLKTMQDGRAPVSRPSASALRIPVTRKLRMARSGVILGREAAVPSNATVARFAVVPHAHPASSTVAINASADSDSNSSAASGPGSVHVARGAHESSASGPDIFQPGPDASGPEVPAADVSPAKVSDPGASVPGQALGVSPGVLKKKTVPETSPDEDYARALKSYQNGRHAPARELFAAFMQKFPGHRLIPNALYWTGETWYAQGRYDRAMEFFARVVRDHPRHAKSADALLKLAYSELRQGRPAQAGVYLQQLESRYPDSPASRLGRQARGRIQGCNEPNAVALARG; translated from the coding sequence ATGAGATCGACGCTGGCCTTTGTGATCGGAATGCTTGTCGGCATTCTGCTTTCCTGGGCAAGCGGTCCCGTGCTCATGCATTTTGCCCGTGACTGGCCGGGCTTTCACCTTGCGGATATGCCCGCCAGCATTGTCGCCGGTCTCAAGACCATGCAGGACGGGCGTGCGCCCGTCAGCAGGCCTTCCGCATCCGCCCTGCGCATACCGGTGACGCGCAAGCTGCGCATGGCAAGATCAGGCGTGATCCTGGGACGGGAGGCCGCCGTCCCCTCCAATGCGACCGTCGCGCGATTTGCAGTCGTGCCGCACGCTCACCCGGCCTCCTCTACAGTCGCCATCAACGCTTCCGCCGACAGCGATTCAAATTCTTCTGCCGCATCCGGACCCGGATCCGTTCATGTCGCCAGAGGCGCGCACGAATCATCGGCATCAGGGCCGGACATTTTTCAACCCGGACCGGACGCTTCCGGACCGGAGGTTCCCGCAGCGGATGTTTCCCCTGCGAAGGTTTCGGACCCGGGTGCCTCCGTCCCCGGGCAGGCACTTGGCGTTTCTCCTGGTGTCCTGAAAAAGAAGACCGTGCCGGAAACCTCGCCCGACGAGGATTACGCCCGGGCCTTAAAGAGCTACCAGAACGGCCGTCATGCACCGGCGCGGGAGTTGTTTGCCGCGTTCATGCAGAAGTTCCCCGGCCACAGGCTCATTCCCAACGCCCTCTACTGGACCGGTGAGACGTGGTACGCCCAGGGCCGCTACGATCGCGCCATGGAATTCTTCGCGCGGGTCGTGCGGGACCACCCCCGTCATGCCAAAAGCGCGGACGCGCTGCTCAAGCTGGCCTATTCGGAGCTGCGCCAGGGCCGTCCCGCACAGGCCGGGGTTTATCTGCAGCAGCTGGAGTCCCGTTATCCCGACTCCCCGGCATCCCGCCTTGGCAGGCAGGCGCGGGGCAGGATTCAGGGCTGCAACGAGCCCAACGCGGTGGCGCTGGCCCGTGGATGA
- a CDS encoding ABC transporter permease has protein sequence MHNDHDTTPSPTLIVDSKPELLTLGLRGILDLRTTPGIMESLAHIPKPLPRLIHADLSGITRMDDCGALVILQLRRMAEKHGCTLEMLGTPGHVQELLDFLRLDDPPRSGGVKRAKPGIMARFGIKTIEVASQAMTHVSFVGEVTVTLLSLLRHPGRLRLGDVVLYMQRVGVDALPIVGLISFLLGLIMAFMSAVQLQQFGANIYVASLVALAMVRELGPIMTAILVAGRSGSAFAAEIGTMKVSEEVDALITMGFKPAMFLVAPKIIASLLVVPLLAMYSNLFAIAGGLLIGVTTLDLTVNAYMAQTMNTLTIFDINWGLFKSAIFAVLIATVGCFKGYQVRGGAASVGQATTSAVVTGIFLVILVDSVLAVILRYWRP, from the coding sequence ATGCACAACGACCACGACACGACACCATCGCCCACGCTCATTGTGGACTCAAAGCCGGAACTTCTGACCCTGGGCCTGCGCGGTATTCTCGACCTGCGCACGACTCCGGGAATCATGGAGAGCCTGGCGCATATCCCCAAACCCCTGCCACGGCTCATCCACGCCGATCTGAGCGGGATCACGCGCATGGACGACTGTGGCGCGCTGGTGATTCTGCAATTGCGGCGCATGGCTGAAAAACATGGCTGCACGCTTGAGATGCTTGGCACCCCGGGCCATGTGCAGGAACTTCTGGATTTCTTGCGTCTGGACGACCCGCCACGATCGGGCGGCGTAAAAAGAGCCAAACCCGGCATCATGGCGCGATTTGGCATCAAGACCATCGAGGTCGCGAGCCAGGCCATGACCCACGTGTCCTTCGTGGGCGAGGTCACCGTGACGCTCCTGTCCCTGCTGCGCCATCCGGGCAGGCTGCGCCTTGGCGACGTGGTCCTCTACATGCAGCGGGTCGGCGTGGACGCGCTGCCCATTGTCGGGCTGATCAGCTTTCTTCTGGGGCTGATAATGGCCTTCATGTCCGCGGTGCAGCTCCAGCAGTTCGGGGCCAACATCTACGTGGCGTCCCTGGTGGCATTGGCCATGGTCCGCGAGCTTGGCCCCATCATGACGGCCATCCTCGTCGCGGGGCGCTCGGGCTCGGCATTCGCCGCCGAAATCGGGACCATGAAGGTTTCCGAAGAGGTGGACGCGCTCATAACCATGGGCTTCAAGCCGGCCATGTTCCTGGTGGCGCCCAAGATCATCGCCTCGCTCCTGGTGGTGCCGCTGCTGGCCATGTACTCCAACCTGTTCGCCATCGCCGGCGGCCTGCTCATCGGCGTGACCACGCTGGACCTGACGGTGAACGCCTACATGGCCCAGACCATGAACACGCTGACCATCTTCGACATCAACTGGGGCCTCTTCAAGAGCGCCATTTTCGCCGTGCTCATCGCCACGGTGGGCTGCTTCAAGGGCTACCAGGTGCGCGGGGGAGCAGCCAGCGTTGGCCAGGCCACTACCTCGGCCGTGGTCACGGGCATCTTTCTGGTCATCCTGGTCGATTCGGTCCTGGCCGTGATCCTGAGGTACTGGCGGCCATGA
- a CDS encoding LOG family protein: MTNKRTRRFGVFPSANEDAQAAKRHVDTPQCQSASYRLAFQDQDFLLREELRPVRLQLELLKPELTLQEQQIESTVVIYGSARTMDAETAAVRLEKVLEGLKKNPEDVLLRSELAKARTAVANSRYYEEARKLGRLISENVAQYKHVVITGGGFGIMGAANRGAHDVGAKSIGMNIVLPFEQEPNPYITPELSFQFHYFAIRKMHLLMRAKALVAFPGGFGTMDELFEALTLIQTRKVKPIPVLLFGRRFWHKVINFEALVEEGTINPEDLNLFQYVSTADEAWDIIKASNGLTTDGKP; this comes from the coding sequence ATGACCAACAAGCGAACCCGCCGTTTCGGTGTTTTTCCCTCGGCCAATGAAGACGCCCAGGCCGCCAAGCGTCATGTCGACACTCCCCAGTGCCAGTCCGCGTCCTATCGCCTGGCCTTTCAGGATCAGGATTTTCTGCTGCGCGAAGAGCTTCGGCCCGTGCGCCTGCAGCTGGAGCTCTTGAAGCCCGAGCTGACCCTGCAGGAGCAGCAGATCGAATCCACCGTCGTCATTTATGGCAGCGCCCGTACCATGGATGCGGAGACGGCCGCCGTCCGTCTGGAAAAGGTGCTGGAGGGGCTCAAGAAAAACCCCGAGGACGTCCTGCTGCGCAGCGAACTGGCCAAGGCCCGCACGGCCGTGGCCAACAGCCGCTACTACGAGGAGGCGCGAAAGCTCGGGCGCCTCATTTCCGAGAACGTGGCGCAGTACAAGCACGTGGTCATCACCGGCGGCGGCTTCGGGATCATGGGCGCGGCCAACCGGGGCGCGCACGACGTCGGCGCCAAGAGCATCGGCATGAACATCGTGCTCCCCTTCGAGCAGGAGCCCAACCCCTACATCACCCCGGAACTGAGCTTTCAGTTCCACTACTTCGCCATCCGCAAGATGCACCTGCTCATGCGGGCCAAGGCCCTGGTGGCCTTTCCCGGCGGCTTCGGCACCATGGACGAACTCTTCGAGGCCCTGACCCTGATCCAGACCCGCAAGGTCAAACCCATCCCGGTGCTGCTTTTCGGCCGCCGCTTCTGGCACAAGGTCATCAACTTCGAGGCCCTGGTCGAAGAAGGCACCATCAACCCCGAAGATCTGAACCTCTTTCAGTATGTCAGTACGGCGGATGAGGCCTGGGATATCATCAAGGCCAGCAATGGCCTGACCACGGACGGCAAACCCTAG
- a CDS encoding YchJ family protein — MECPCHSGREFEECCGPIIAGEVPASSPEALMRSRYTAFCRDEMDYLQGSLVEEHRSEFNADDVRRWNKETDWLNLEILETDTDGDTGMVLFRVSFRHKGGTQSLTERSRFVRRDGRWHYLEGEYETETVRHESPKVGRNDPCLCGSGKKFKKCCG, encoded by the coding sequence ATGGAATGCCCCTGCCACTCGGGACGTGAATTCGAAGAATGCTGCGGTCCGATCATTGCCGGCGAAGTCCCGGCGTCCAGCCCCGAAGCCTTGATGCGCTCGCGCTACACCGCCTTTTGCCGGGACGAGATGGACTATCTTCAGGGCTCCTTGGTCGAGGAGCACCGCTCGGAGTTCAATGCCGACGACGTGAGGCGCTGGAACAAGGAAACGGACTGGCTGAATCTGGAAATCCTGGAAACCGACACGGACGGGGACACGGGCATGGTCCTTTTCCGGGTGAGCTTTCGGCACAAGGGCGGCACGCAGAGCCTGACCGAGCGCAGCCGCTTTGTGCGCCGCGATGGGCGCTGGCACTACCTCGAAGGCGAATATGAGACCGAGACGGTCCGCCATGAAAGCCCCAAGGTCGGCCGTAACGACCCCTGCCTTTGCGGCAGCGGCAAGAAATTCAAGAAGTGCTGCGGCTAG
- a CDS encoding MlaD family protein, which yields MASARVNFSVGLFMTAGLALATLAIIWLGMTSFLRQGELFVTYFDESVQGLGVDSPVKYRGVPVGRVQAIRIAPDYHLIEVVILIDDEHADDENRFEDSVAAISNVGITGAMFVEIDKRQPATDGPSPKLGFTPEHPVIASRPSDIKKLFREIDGIAMKIQSIDFKGISDQAMAAFTTVNTVMNEAQLGAISTDIRTLLASINAAANPKRLESMAKNMEQTILASRSLMNKAAEELTRMDTILIQFQSMLEANRPHVDTAMNALASTALKADVVMTQSHATVFQMQATIKDLEERLAVTAENLEQTSSNLNTLIGNVKDQPAQLIFGQPKAPRKVEE from the coding sequence ATGGCTTCCGCTCGTGTCAATTTTTCCGTGGGCCTGTTCATGACCGCCGGCCTTGCCCTGGCCACACTGGCCATCATCTGGCTGGGCATGACCTCGTTTCTGCGCCAGGGCGAACTTTTCGTGACCTATTTCGACGAGTCCGTGCAAGGCCTCGGAGTGGACTCTCCGGTCAAGTACCGGGGCGTGCCGGTGGGCCGCGTCCAGGCCATCCGCATCGCTCCCGACTATCATCTCATCGAGGTCGTCATCCTCATCGACGACGAGCACGCGGACGACGAAAACCGTTTCGAGGACAGCGTGGCTGCCATTTCCAACGTCGGCATCACCGGAGCCATGTTCGTGGAGATCGACAAGCGTCAGCCCGCCACGGACGGCCCGTCTCCCAAGCTCGGCTTCACCCCGGAGCATCCCGTCATCGCGTCGAGACCCTCGGACATCAAAAAGCTGTTCCGGGAAATCGACGGAATCGCCATGAAGATCCAATCCATCGACTTCAAGGGCATCTCGGACCAGGCCATGGCCGCCTTTACCACCGTCAACACGGTCATGAACGAGGCTCAGCTCGGAGCCATCTCGACCGACATACGCACCCTGCTGGCCAGCATCAATGCGGCGGCCAATCCGAAACGGCTTGAATCCATGGCAAAAAACATGGAGCAAACCATCCTCGCGTCGCGTTCGCTGATGAACAAGGCGGCCGAGGAACTGACTCGCATGGACACCATCCTCATTCAATTCCAGTCCATGCTCGAAGCCAACCGGCCGCATGTCGACACGGCCATGAACGCCCTGGCCTCGACGGCCCTCAAGGCCGATGTGGTCATGACCCAGAGCCACGCCACGGTGTTCCAGATGCAGGCCACCATCAAGGATCTGGAAGAGCGGCTGGCCGTCACCGCCGAGAATCTGGAACAGACGTCCAGCAACCTGAACACCCTGATCGGCAACGTCAAAGATCAGCCGGCGCAGCTCATTTTCGGACAACCAAAGGCCCCCCGCAAGGTGGAGGAGTAG